TGGCGGCGGACGCCCGGCCCTACCCGAAACCGGCTATCGGGGAGCTGGCGGGGCGTATTCCGGCGTCGCACCCGAAGCTTTTTCTGCGGCCGGAGGAGATCCCCGCGTTTCAGGAGGCCGCGCAGGGCCGCCAGGCCGCGCAGTGGGCGGACCTGGTGAAGAGTGCGGACGGGCTGCTGAAGTCCCCGCCGGACACGACCGAGCCGCCGAAGTATCCCGAGGGTACGGTGCACAAGAGCGACGCCTGGAAAAAGATCTGGTGGGGCAACAGGCGGCGCGCCATCGCGGTGGCGGATGGGGCGGCGACGCTGGCCTTTGTGTACCGGCTCACGGGCGAGGAGAAGTATGGCGACGCGGCGAAGGATCTCATGATGGCCTTTGCGGCGTGGGACCCGCGCGGTGCGACGAGCTACAAGTACAACGACGAGGCGGCGATGCCGCTGCTGTACTTCCCGGCGCGCGCGTATACGTGGGCGCATGATCGCTTCAGCCCGGCGGAGCGCAAGAAGATCGTGGAGGTCATGCGGGTTCGCGCGGCGGAGTGCTTTAACCACCTGAACGGGCGTCAGCACCTCTGGCGGCCCTACGCGAGCCACTCCAACCGCGCGTGGCACTTCCTCGGCGAGGTGGCGATCGCGTTCCACGGTGAGATTCCCGAGGCGGAGACCTGGCTGGACTACGCGATGACGATCTTCTACACATGCTACCCGGTGTGGGGCGGCGAGGATGGCGGCTGGCACGAGGGACTCGCGTACTGGTCGAGCTATATGGGCCGGTTCATGTACTGGGTGTTCGCCTCGCAGGCGGCCTTCGGCATCGACCCCTTCGAGAAGCCGTTTTTCGCGTCCACGGGCTACTACGCGATGTATTCGCTGCCGCCGGGCACGAAGGAGGGGGCGTGGGGCGACCAGGCGCAGGGCGCCTCCTCCAGGAGCATTGCCAGCCTGATGCGCACCTTCGCGGCGGGCGCGGGTAACCCGCACTGGAAGTGGTACGCGGAGACGCAGGGGGCCGGCGCGCCGGGCGGCTACATGGGCTTCATCCAGTCCTACCGGGGCGGTGACATCGCGGCGGCGGCGCCGGCCGATCTGCCCTCGTCGCGCGCTTTCCCGGCGGCGGGCCTGGCCGTGCTGAATTCGGACCTGATGGACGGCGAGAACAACGTCCAGATCCAGCTGAAGAGCAGCCCCTTCGGCCGCCAGAGCCACGGCTACAACGCGAACAACGCCTTCCTGCTGCACCTGGGCGGGGAGCGCGTTTTCCGGAAGAGCGGGAAGCGCGACGTCCACGGAAGCCCGCACCACACGAAGTGGATGTGGGAGACGAAGTCGGACAACGCGATCCTCGTGAACGGGAAGGGCCAGCCGCCGCATTCCGCCGCCGCGCGCGGACATATTGCGCATTTCCAGACCTCGAAGACCCTCGATGTCGTTGTGGGCGAGGCCGGCGCTTCCTACGAATCGCTCGACCGCTGGACGCGCCGGATCTTCTTCCTGAAGCCGCACGCCGCCGTGATCCACGACGTGCTGGAGGCGCGGGAGCCGTCGGACTACCAGTGGCTCCTGCACGCCACGGGATCGTTCACGATCGACGAGGGCGGCGTGTTCTGGGAAGGCGAACAGGGCAGCGTCGACGTGGAATTCATCCACCCGCCGAAGCTCGCCATTTCCCAGACGAAGGAATACGACACCCCGCCGCATGAGTGGGCCAATTTCGACCTCGACGAGGTGCACCTGACCGCCGCGACCACCAAAAAGGCCGCGCGCCAGGAGTTCATCACGCTGATGACCTTCGACGACGCCCCGGTGGAGTTCAAGCACGAGCGCAAGCAGGACCAGACGACACTCGCCATCGCCCTGCCCGACCGTATCGTCGCCCTCCAACTGAGCCCGGATCGCTTCGAGGTGCGCGAGGAGTAGGCGGAGTATTTAGGTCCGTCCGTGTCCGGATGGCCGATTAATCGATTTCGGAACCCTGAGATCAAGAAATCACGGATGGTATAAAACCTTAACTGGAACTGACCTCTCGTCGTCTGTCTTGAACAACAATCCCCCACTTCCTCGCTCGCTTAACGGTACCGTGGGTTTGTAAGTCACTTTGTACTTTTTGGCCTTGGAGTCGCCTGCCAAGATTTCCTCAATATATAGCCCTTCGAGCCCGAATGATTCTATTGACGTTACCTCGACTTCTCCACCTGATCGTCGTCGTATACTCGTTTCTGCAACCAACTTGCTTGATCCTAACAATAATACTGCGGGATTTGCCTGAATATCTCTAACTATCTCCCCATTTATTCCCACTCTTATGGGTTGCTCCCCCGCATTCTTGCTTGTCATGACTTCTAGTATTGCGTCTAAATGACCCTCGACAGATTCCGACTCGACGGTAGCTGTCAAATCTATGACCCAATCCCTCTTCGTTGCCATTGGCAGGCCTGTTCGCGTCGGTTCATTCCTTCCAAAACGCACTTTTATTGTGACTGCT
Above is a window of Candidatus Hydrogenedentota bacterium DNA encoding:
- a CDS encoding DUF4962 domain-containing protein, whose product is MTTLPLLLTLAQLATAGALQLDESPAGPQDWGFRPAHESTVRTTPPALVWRPVEGAAYYAVEIARDEAFTAQKRLYPAVRWSSFAPDMALEPGVWFWRYAAADADGAQSAWSRTRRFEVAADARPYPKPAIGELAGRIPASHPKLFLRPEEIPAFQEAAQGRQAAQWADLVKSADGLLKSPPDTTEPPKYPEGTVHKSDAWKKIWWGNRRRAIAVADGAATLAFVYRLTGEEKYGDAAKDLMMAFAAWDPRGATSYKYNDEAAMPLLYFPARAYTWAHDRFSPAERKKIVEVMRVRAAECFNHLNGRQHLWRPYASHSNRAWHFLGEVAIAFHGEIPEAETWLDYAMTIFYTCYPVWGGEDGGWHEGLAYWSSYMGRFMYWVFASQAAFGIDPFEKPFFASTGYYAMYSLPPGTKEGAWGDQAQGASSRSIASLMRTFAAGAGNPHWKWYAETQGAGAPGGYMGFIQSYRGGDIAAAAPADLPSSRAFPAAGLAVLNSDLMDGENNVQIQLKSSPFGRQSHGYNANNAFLLHLGGERVFRKSGKRDVHGSPHHTKWMWETKSDNAILVNGKGQPPHSAAARGHIAHFQTSKTLDVVVGEAGASYESLDRWTRRIFFLKPHAAVIHDVLEAREPSDYQWLLHATGSFTIDEGGVFWEGEQGSVDVEFIHPPKLAISQTKEYDTPPHEWANFDLDEVHLTAATTKKAARQEFITLMTFDDAPVEFKHERKQDQTTLAIALPDRIVALQLSPDRFEVREE